ACAGCTCCGGCCAGTCATTAACCGGTGGCGCAGCACCAGTCTACGGCACAGCACCGACCTGGGGTCAGTCAGTAGCCTGCGGAAGCTGCCATGCAACAACAACCCTGGCTTCCGGCAGCCACACCAAGCACTTCAGCGGCATTTCCCCGAATACGAACTGCGGCAACTGCCACGCCGGTGCAACCAGCACCAGCTATGCATCAACGCTGCATGTTGATACCTTCATCAACGTAACCGGTGCCTATACACAGGGCAAGTCCCATGCGCCCGGCAACGGTTATGGTGCATGTAATGCCGCAAGCTGTCATGACAACGGCAAAGGCGTACCGGCAGCGACCCCGACATGGGGTAACTCAACAGTACCTGCATGTACCGCCTGTCATACGCTGATCCCCGCTGATAACAGCCATAACAAGCACGTAACCACCACCACATACAAGAAAGCAGCCTGCGGTGACTGTCACACCGGCTATGTTCAGGGGGCAACCGCAGCAGCAAATCACCTGAATACAACAATCGAAGTCAACACCGGCGGCTATCCGTCACCGAAAGCAAAAAACAGTACAGTAGGAAGCTGTGCCACCTCCTACTGCCACAGCTCCGGCCAGTCATTAACCGGTGGCGCAGCACCAGTCTACGGCACAGCACCGACCTGGGGTCAGTCAGTAGCCTGCGGAAGCTGCCATGCAACAACAACCCTGGCTTCCGGCAGCCACACCAAGCACTTCAGCGGCATTTCCCCGAATACGAACTGCGGCAACTGTCACGCCGGTGCAACCAGCACCAGCTATGCATCAACGCTGCATGTTGATACCTTCATCAACGTAACCGGTGCCTATACACAGGGCAAGTCCCATGCGCCCGGCAACGGTTATGGTGCATGTAATGCCGCAAGCTGTCATGACAACGGCAAAGGCGTACCGGCAGCGACCCCGACATGGGGTAACTCAACAGTACCTGCATGTACCGCCTGTCATACGCTGATCCCCGCTGACAACAGCCATAACAAGCACGTAACCACCACCACATACAAGAAAGCAGCCTGCGGTGACTGTCACACCGGCTATGTTCAGGGGGCAACCGCAGCAGCAAATCACCTGAATACAACAATCGAAGTCAACACCGGCGGCTATCCGTCACCGAAAGCAAAAAACAGTACAGTAGGAAGCTGTGCCACCTCCTACTGCCACAGCTCCGGCCAGTCATTAACCGGTGGCGCAGCACCAGTCTACGGCACAGCACCGACCTGGGGTCAGTCAGTAGCCTGCGGAAGCTGCCATGCAACAACAACCCTGGCTTCCGGCAGCCACACCAAGCACTTCAGCGGCATTTCCCCGAATACGAACTGCGGCAACTGCCACGCCGGTGCAACCAGCACCAGCTATGCATCAACGCTGCATGTTGATACCTTCATCAACGTAACCGGTGCCTATACACAGGGCAAGTCCCATGCGCCCGGCAACGGTTATGGTGCATGTAATGCCGCAAGCTGTCATGACAACGGCAAAGGCGTACCGGCAGCGACCCCGACATGGGGTAACTCAACAGTACCTGCATGTACCGCCTGTCATACGCTGATCCCCGCTGATAACAGCCATAACAAGCACGTAACCACCACCACATACAAGAAAGCAGCCTGCGGTGACTGTCACACCGGCTATGTTCAGGGGGCAACCGCAGCAGCAAATCACCTGAATACAACAATCGAAGTCAACACCGGCGGCTATCTCTCCCCTAAAGCCAAGAACAGCCTGGTTAGCAGTTGTACTACTTCCAGCTGCCACTCAAATGGAAAAGGCAGCTCTCAATCAGTTACCTGGGGACAGGCTTCACTTAACTGTAAGTCCTGCCATCCAGCCTTGGGTGGCGCACATTCCCGCCACATGGGTGGTTTCGACGGTGTCAACGCCATGGATTGGGCCAACCTGCCCTTCTACCAGTATACCTCCACCAAATCCACTGGTGCTGACAGTGGTACGCCTGCCAACTATGCATTCGGCTGCGCCAACTGTCACCCAATTACTTCTTTGAGCCATGTCAATGGCACCATTGATGTCACACTCGATACCACCGGCAACGTTAGTTCGCTGCGTGCGAAAAATGCTTCGGCAGGTTTCGCCGGCACAACGGTAGGTACTAATACTCTCAAGTGCCAGAACGTATACTGTCACAGTGACGGTAAGGGTGGGCAAACCACCACTTTGGCCTGGAATCAGACCTCAACTGCCTCCGAACGCTGCGCCAAGTGCCATGGCAATTCACCAGCTGATGCCACACATCAGGCTCATGTAAGTGGCGGAATTCATGCTGACAATGTCTTCAACGGCACAAGCGGATTACTTTCTGCCGGCTCCACAGGGTCCGTGAGCCATGGCATCGCCGGCCAGCAAACGACAATCAACTGTAACATCTGTCACAGTGGAACAGTTACCTCTGCACGCAACGCTGCAAATAGTGCCTGTGTCTCCTGCCACGGCGGAGATGCATCGCCTGTCTACGGCTCCATTGCCGACCTGAGCAACCACGTCAACGGCAATGTCAATGTTTCCTTTGCCGATACGACCATCTACTCCAAGGCACAGTTGAGGCCTACCAGCTTCGCCGGATATACCAGCGGTACCGCAGGTTGGGTTCGCAACGGCGACAACTACAAAAATGGTGCAGCAGCCTTTGACTACTCTAAAAACAAGCTGGCTGCCCAGGCAACCTGGACCGCAGGTCCTGCTGGGCAAAGCTCCTGTTCCAACGTCGTTTGTCATAACATGAAAGCAGGCCAGCCAGCTGTAAAATGGAGTGATACCCTCTCCTGCGATAGCTGCCACACTAGCCTGTAACAAATACCTCAGTTGTTATTCCAGCCGGTCCATCTGTAAGAGATGGACCGGTTTTTTTTTTGCATCATTCACTCTTCCTACTTGCTGCCTGGGGTGTCTGCAGTAATCTGTAATAAGTTTCACAAAGCGAACCCAAATTCCCCTTGCAGAGAACTTACCGCAGGGGCAACACAGCCGGGGGCCAAAAGACCCGAAATTATCCGGCAACTGCCAAACTTTCTTGTACAGGGGGTTGAACTGAGGATTAAAGGGAGGGCAAAGGAATTCTTGAGATGATTAGCGATGACTAGCCGGAGAACGGCAGGACTTCGGAGCGAGTTTAAGCTACCAGTCGAAAATAAGCAGAAGCAGAGAAAAGGAGTGCTGACCAAGAAACAGTGACAGCCAAGCTGGTGGAAGATGTGGGTTTAAGATGATCAAGGCACCTGATTATCGGGCATCTGACTGGATAACATCGAAATCTGTCTGATCAAGCCCTACATCGGGTTTGAACGGCATCCCATTTTTGGGGTCTGTACCGGCCATGCCGATTGCCAAAATAATATAATCGCGCCCCTGGGGCATAATCGGTCGTGGTCCCCATTGCAGGAAAATAACTCGATTGTCTTTGCTATAAAGGGGCACCCTTTCCTTTTCTTCTGCAAATTGCCCTTCTTTATTGGAAAAGTAGACAAGGTTCGGTTTATTGTCCCCTATCCACTCAATGAAATTGGCCAGACCCGAAAATTTATTCTGTTCGCCGAGGATAACCGGATTACCAATATCGTACATGCCAGCATAAGAATATTGCTGAGGATCTAAAGATCCTTCAAAGTTAAAAAGCCTCCCCCTGGCCCAGCCAATATTGCCGCCTGAACTGCCGAATTGCCCTACCCAGGGCTCGTCGCCATAAACATAATAATAGTAGGCAGGGTCATTTCCAATGTTGCTTATCTTCATCATCAAGATGAAATAATTTTCGCCGGCCCGAAAAACTGCATATCGATCAACGCGCAGGGTTGTTGTGCCGAAAGGAAATTTGTGACTGCTGCGTATGATAAGTTTTTTGCTGTCGCTGAACAGAATCTTGCTGTTCAAGAATTGCCACGTCGAGGGATCATGCTTTTCCTCCGCTGAGGAAGCGATGGTTTCATTGGCATTACACCAAAGATGATGCCATTGTTTGCCGTCGAAATGGGCCATGCCTGTGGCACTCATGGTGAGTTGCGCATTGTCATGCTTGGAGTAGGGCAGACCGCCACCGAGAAAAAGACCTTTCGGAATTTCCCCCTGGCTGTCTCGGAATCGGCTGAAACAGGTCAAAAGCTGGGTGCCGTCTTCCCTGTAATTAAATATGTAGCCACTGCCATTCCTTTCATTCCAGCTGTAGGAGAGATGGGAGTGGTTTGGTTTGTGGCTGTGTTCGTAACGGAACAGGTCCAGAATCGGGTCAAGTTCGAACTTTGCCAACAGCCGATTTTCTTCACCTAGCAGCAGGTCGCTTTTCAGGTCGAACAATCGCCCTCTGTCGCATCTGAGGAGATAAAGGCCGTGCAGGTCGTCCGAAAAATCAAAATGTCCGGCAGCATATATGAAAATGACAGTAATTACTGCAATCACGGTAGCAGCCAACAGCTTTATCTGTTTTACCCAGGTGAGAAGAGGCGAAAGTAAAGAGTAAAGTTTCATGATTTAGAGGTCCTCCTGTTAGACAGGCAATAAGAGGCACTGGCTTTTAAATTGAATGAAGGGTACACATTCACTGGAACCAGTCTCATTAGATTTTAAATGAGCACGCAATTCCATTCAACAGGAATATGAACAAGGAGTGTTAATTTCTCTTACGAACATGACACGGCAGGCACATGTAAATATGGGTCGGGGAAACGCAGAAGGGAGTTTGATGCAGGAATGGTTGAGGCTCTATTTGCCTGATCCAGGCAGCATGCAGGGAACTAAGGCTGTCAGAATCCATATTGGAGCAGTGGGAGGCGCTACTGCTCGCAGGTGTCGTTTGCCACGATTAACATGCTGCTTGCAGAACCGGCAGTTTCTGAATAGTTATGAAGGATGTCCTTGTATCACTCAGACCTTCACAAGAATATAACGTCTAGTGCCGATATTGAGTTTTTGAGCATACTCAAGCTGAATTTCCCAATCAATCTCGGGGTGGACGCCACGAAATTTGTCTTCTCCAGGTTCAAAACCGGTCTGAAGGGCGGTGTTCCTGTTGCCGGGCGCCCCGTTTACCAGATCGGCACAAGCCTGGTCAAGGGCCACAGGATCGGTGGATGCGCAGATGCCTATGTCATTGACAATGGGTGCATCTGCATGACCATAGCAGTCGCATGAAGGTGATACCTGGGTGATGAAATTAAGGTAGATATTCTTGTCTTCTTTGCCGAGAACTGCGCCCTTTGCATGTTCGCACATCTTTTTCATGATGAGCTCCGAGGCTTCGTTCCACTGGATATTTACCGCTTGCTGCATGCAGGCGGTGACACAACGTCCGCAGCCAACACATTCTTCCTGATCGATGGCGGCCTTTCCTTCGATTATGGCAATGGCATCATGGGCACAGGATTTCAGGCAGGCACCACAGCCTGTACAGAATTCCTCAGCTATTTCAGGGGCAACAGTTGAATGCTGAACAAGTTTTCCGTTACGGCTGGAGCAGCCCATGCCGAGGTTTTTTAAGGCACCGCCAAACCCTGTCAAGTCGTGGCATTTAAAATGGGAGACGGTTACCATGACGTCGGCTTCAACAATTTCCCGGCCTATGCTGACACTTTTCAGAATTTCACCATCGATTGCAATGTCGACCGCGGAATGTCCACGCAGGCCATCGCACATGATAAGTGGGGCATTGACAACTGCAAAGGCAAAACCGTTTTCGACAGCGCAGGTAAGAGCTGAGACAGCTTCTTTCCGCTCTCCCGGGTACAGCGTGGACGAGTCGGTCAGAAAAGGCTGGCCGCCGCTGGCTTTTATTTCATCGACAATCCTTCGGATGAAGACGGGACGGATAAAGGTGTGGTTTCCCCGCTCACCAAAATGGAGCTTTACTGCCACCAGATTGCCGGTTGAGATGCGATCTTTAATGCGACACTTGTTGAGCAGAGTGCTGATTTTGTCAAAAAGACTATGTCCGCGGCCCGCCCGCATATCAGTGAAAAAAACAGGGCATTTCATGGGGTTTGACCTCGTTAAAGTATATAAATCAGGTGGCGTGATGGTGTATTTAACATATAAATAAAGGCTTTTCAACGGTTCGGACGGGATCGGGAGAAAGTTTTTCTTGCGGTTGGCGCAAAATGTGCTATTACATTAGAAAATTATACTGGCTACGAGGAATTTCATGAAAGAATGCTCTGAGCGCGAACTCTGGATTTTAGGCTTGGGCGAAAATCCGGGAAGAGGAGCGCTGATCTGCAGTTACCTTGCTGAAGCCGGTTACTGGGCGAGAACAGCCACTCTATCCGAGCTTCCAACCTGTAAGCCGCTTGGCATACTGCTGGACATCTCCCCCTATGCCAAAGACGGCTGGGGGATTCTGCTGGAGATCAAAAACAATCCTGAGACCCGCGATATACCGGTGCTTCCTCTCTATCTCAGTGAAGAAGGAAAAGTGGGTGAAGTTTTTCCTGTCGCCGGTTTTTTTACCCTGCCCATCGATCCCGAATACGTAATGGAGCGGTTGGCGGTATTCGGCCTCATCGACGATATAGAGGATTATGATCTGCAGGTCCTTGTCATTTCCCGCAAAGGGGAGGAACAGGTGGCAAAGACACTGCAAAACCTTGGCTTTGAAGCTGTTAATGCATATACGGGCAAGGAAGGTGTAGCGGTCGCCACCATCAGCCACCCTTATCTGATTTTCAGCACTCTCATGCTGCAGGACATGGGTGCCTTTGAAATTCTTGAGCGCTTTCGTCTCTATCCGCAGACACGCAACATCCCATTTTTCATCCTCCTGAAAGACAACATGAAGGCTGGGGAGCGAACTGCCATGAGCCGCCAGGTAGACCACCTGGTGAGGAAAAAGGTACTTTCAAAAGAGGAATTTCTCAGCTATCTGCGCAAGAAGATGTAAATCACACTCAGCAGAATTTTTGGAGAGTGGAGCAGCCAATTGCTCCACTCTTTTTTTTCAGCGTCAAACCGGTTATTGCTCCTCAACCACTTTCCAGGTTAGATCAGGGTTATAAGCTTTCATTGCCCTGGCAATCCGTGTTGTCTCCGGGCCGAGGTTTTTCTGGTAAACCCGGCCTCGCTGATTGACGATGAAGGTCATGATGCCGGATACTCCCCATCGGGCGGGATAAGCAATTAAAGCGTGTCCTGCAACCATGTTGCCGTTGATGATATAGCTGAACCTGCCGCCGGGGGCGCTGGCTCCTTGTTGCTTCAAAATATGGAAATAATAACCGTTGATCGGTCTTGATCCGTTTTCGCCTTTTGCCCGTTCCTGCATATACCCTTTTTCTTTGGCCTTGGTTATGAGCGGCCCCAGCGGGCTCTCCTTGGAACCGGGCAGTGTCGGCCAGTATAACCCGTCATGCCTTCCTTGGGAGCTGATAAGGCGCTGAGCATATTTGGGAATCTGCACTCCATCAGGTTCAGGCATGTTGTAGTACTCCCGCTGTGCTTCCACATAAGCCAGGCAAGCATTGATGGCCAGCAGTTCATTTCGCCCGATTCGACGATTGAGGATCTCATCGCGTCCTGCTTTTGTGTCAAAGAGCCAACCATTCCCCTTGCGGATGACCGGCACGGGGAACGGCCATTTTTCTTTGCCTATCTTCAGTATAGCCCTGTAATCCCCTTCCATGACCAATTCGGCGCCTTCTTTGAGATGCCGGGAAAAATGCCCGAACTCTTCAGATCGCTGGACTGGGTCTCCAGGATCAAGGTCCTGATAGCCTGAGCCGAACATTTTTTTCAGCTCTAGAAAATTTCTCGAATCAACTGCAGCTGTCAGTCTTTCTCTCGCTTCTTCGGGTGAGGTGAATATCTGCTGGTCGTAATCCTTCTCCAGGGCGCGAATTTGCAGGGGAAAAAGCAGCAATAGCAGCATGATTGGCACAGCAAGCATTGCCGGGTGCTTGGTTGTAAAAGAAGTTTTGGGCATGGCAGGATCCTTTCCAGAAGGAGCAAGTGCAATGAAAACTGTAATAGGCGGTTACCGCTGTCTTGCTGGGCGCGAACCGCCGGGAACACCACCAGGAATCTGGGGAGCAGATCTTGTGGACGGGGCAGGAGCTGGTGGCGCCTGCCGAATGGTCGGCGCAGGCGCAGAGCGTGTTGTCCCGATGCCTGGCACTGCCGAAGGCTGCCCCGTTGTCAGCGGCTGCCTGTTCAGCTGATGAACAGAGTCGCGGCTCATCCTGCCTCGCTGGCGGTAGGTCTTTAATTCACGGTCACTGCCATAGCCACCGAAACCAGAGTAGGGTTTCGACACCTCTCCTTGGGACAGGCGGCCGCGGTCAGGACTCCTTCTTTCAATAGTTCCGGGAGAAGCCGGCCTTGGTACAGTAGTAGCAGGAGGTGCAACCCTGGTACGCCTTTGCGGCACATTTGCGGGCGCGCCTGGTCGTCTTCCCTGTTCCCTCCGCAATTCTACATTCCTGCGTAGCTCATTGCGAAACCTGATGGTATCGTGCTGAACAACCCGGCGATTTATATGGATATCACGGTGCCGGCTGTTTATGTAGGTGCGGTTACGGGTATTTATGAATGGCCGGGCCCGGTTTATCCATCCCCTCCCGCGCCAGCCATGGTAGAAGATGCGGTGCCTATGCCAGTCGCAATCCCTGTTCAGCCAAGCCCCAATGCCGAAACCGATGCCGAAGGAAATGAACCCGTAGGAAGGGTAGAATCCTTCCACATATACGGCGACAGGATCATACTGGGGAACATAGATGACTTCCGCTTCAGCAGGGATGATCCTGATGACCTGGCCTTCCACTATTACCTGTTGCTGGGGAGTAGAAATGAGACTCCCGGCTGCTTTAGCATCGGCACGGAGTTGCTGGATGATGTCCATGACCTCCTGCTCCTGATTGACGAAGGCCTGACCGAGAGAAACCGTCCATTCGTATCTGTTGTCCATCATGAACAGTACAGTCGGATAATGGGCAACAGCTTTGACACTCACGTCCCATGGCTGAAGGTCAATCCGTGCCGATTTCCCATACTGCCGGACGTACCGCGCCGCTTCGTCGATCTGGTCGACGAAGGTTGCAGCAGGCAGGATTTGGGCAATCAGAGGGTCAGGATAAAGGGCAATGGGTGCCAGCAGGTCATCCAGTTCTTCAGTGGTGAACAGATCGTCACCGGCATTGTATGCTTCGGCTGAATATTCATCAGCCCCGGCTGGGGTGAAAATCAGGGAAAGCAGTGTGGCAAAAAGGACAATGGTGATTGATTTCATGATTATCCCCGCAAGGGTAAGGTAGCGCAGAGCAACTTGCTGTTAGTGTATCAGAATCTGATGGGGCATCAAGGGAAGGGCATGGAGCCGGAATCAAACGAAAATAGGAGTATTCAAATTTTCTTTTCAGGAGTCATTTCCTGCCTGATGCCCCATCTGGACAGCTGGAGCAGGACTTCATCTGCCAGGTGCCCAATCTGGGCAGAGACAGCAGGGGAGAGTTCGGTTCCTAGTCCAGTAAAAGCAGGTTGTATGCCGCATAAGACAATTTCTGCAGGTAAGGAGCCAAGGAGTTCGGCGACAGTGAGCAGGTCCTTCAGTTCGATCTGGTGAGGCGAAACTTTGGTAACGTTGGCAAGGGGAATTTCATTCCCGGAAAGCAGCACCAGTGTCCCTGGTATTTTGCCGGTATCAACGGCATCCACTAGAATCAGGCGCTCGACTCCTTCCAGTTTCGGCAGCAGATCGATCCCCATGGTGCCGCCGTCAAGCAGAATAACCTCTGAAGGGAAAATATAAAGGGACTGAAGAAGCTGAATGACTTTTGCTCCGACACCGTCGTCGGACATGATTGGATTTCCTATGCCGAGCACTAGAATAGGCAGAATACGTTCCTCCTGCGTCAGATTTTTAATCTCGACCTGCTATTGCTCCAGTGGAAGTTTCCCTCATATCTTCACCGTCTTGTACAAGAAATTTTTGAACTTGAAGAAGCGGCGCCGCTCTTCTTCATCATTATTGATATCCCCCTCAATTGCTTTCAGATAACGGGCAAGCTGCGGCATGCCTTTGCCTGCGGCCGTCTTGGATTTTTCGATAACCTGTTTCACCACATCCCTAGAAATGAGGTTCTGGGAATATGGTTCATAGACGGCTGTCCAAAAATCCTCTTCATGGGCGATCTTGGATAGAATCTCGTCGGTCACCTCTACTGTGAGTTTGGTAGTGGCCTGGGTCGTCACTTCGCGCATACCATCGGTGATGGCCCTGCGAATATCGGCTGCGCCAAGCGATTGCCCGGTCCGGAAGAAGAGGGCACGGAGAAGGATGCTTCTCAGCTCCCTGATGTTGCCCTTGTAGTTATGCTTGACCAGCACCTGTTTTGCCTCTTCAGTGAGGAAAGGGGCATCGTCCCTCGGCTCATCCTTGCCCCGGTAGGTGCGGTAGAGCTTGCCCAGGAAGTGGATTGCCAAGTCTGGGATGTCCTCCCGCCGTTCATTCAGGGACGGAACCCGTACCGAAAGCTCTGACAACCGGTGGTAGAGATCCTCGCGGAAATTTCCCCTGCTGATCTCTTCCTGAAGATTCTTGTTCGTGGCTGCCACCACCAGAACCCTGCTGAACCGTTCCTGGTTGTCTCCCAGGCGGACGAATCCGCCATTATCCAGAAAACGCAGGAGCTGGACCTGGGTCTTCAGATCGGCATCCCCGATTTCGTCCAGGAAGACGATGCCCCCTCCGGTCTCTTCCAGGATGCCCTTGCGGTCGCTGTAGGCCCCGGTGAAGGCGCCTTTTTTATGGCCAAACAGTTCGGAATAGGTCAATTCACCGCTGTAGGCGGCAATGTTGGTCTTCTTCACCGGCAGCTCGCCAGCCGGGTCGATTTCCTGGCGATAGAGCTCGTTGAGCTTGTTGTACAGGTTGTTGAAGAAGAATTCCTTGCCGGCTCCGGTCTGGCCGAGGACCAGGATAGAGGGAAGGCCGATTGTTGCTTCCTGCAGGACGTTCTTGCTCCAGAGGGCAATGCGGTTAAAGATCGGCCCTGAGACAGTGTTGATGAACTCGACTATCTCCTGGGATTTGCGGCTGTTGCCGATGATGTTGCCCAGCCGGTACGATGAGACCTGCGGGTCCTTGTAGGCCACATCACTCTGCAGCCTTGTCACTTCATTCTGCAGCCGTTCGATCCGCTGAATATCCGAAATGTGATGGGAGGTAAGGCGGTCGATAATCTGCAGAATCCGCTTGTGTTCCTCAGTGAAATAGGCCGGCTTCAACGAATTCAGGCAGATGACGGCTGTCAGTTCTTCGCCGCTGATAATCGGTACGGCAATTTCACTTTTGATCAGGTCGCTCATGGAGCGGTGAAAGCCGCCGCTACGCTGTTCGTCTTCGATATGGGCGATGATCTTGGGCTGCTTCGACCAGGCCACGTAACCGGTCAGACTGCGCTCGTCGGGTGGGAGTTCAGGTCCACCGATCTTGAAGGGGGGGATATATTTCTTCAGCCATTCCTTATTCTTTGCTCCTATGATATTGCCTTCTTCATCTTCCACAACCAGCCAGCGCTCCCCTTCCCGTTCTTCGACAATGGCGATGCTGCCCGTATCGGCGCCGATCAGTTCCGTAGCCTTGGAGAGGACCTTGGTCAGGAACGGCTGCAGTTCCTCATTCCGCTCCTGGAGAAGGTCGGTAATCTCCGCCAGGACCCGGATTTCAAGATGCTCGCTGCCGATTTCGTTGATGACGCTTTCCACCATTTCCGCGTGGGTCTGGAGCAGACCCATTTCAAACTCGGAAAAACGGTAAAGATCACGGGTGAAATAATTAACCAGGCAGATCAGCCGCCGCGTCTCCGGATCGAAACGCGGGACCACATAGAGCGAACGAAGCGCCATCTGCTCGGTGAGGGCTCGTTTCTGCAAGCTGTATTGGGTAAGGTCGGCAAAGAAGATCGGGCGCAGCAGCCTGTCATCGGTAATGACGCCGTGGTCATCCACATATTTGGAAATCAGTGATTTACCTTTCTCCAGATCTATGGCCCCCTGTTCATCATAGAGGGCCTTGAGGCCGGGTTCTTCGGAATGGCTGGCGAGAATTGCCAATGCCCCGTCCCCATTTTTGCCGGACACGGG
This region of Geotalea daltonii FRC-32 genomic DNA includes:
- a CDS encoding CxxxxCH/CxxCH domain c-type cytochrome; this encodes MGNHRTHMANGASVASCDTCHVKNTTFGHRDGKISFRADINASPATTTYLKAGVLGFVNQTSNPVMTNANCSNVNCHFETTSPSWGLTAAAAGLNCESCHNSANTSSAHTKHKEKYGSLGSNYLDSCSTCHPNRSTFSHATSANNAGRNIAITVSSYAGSNFKYLPSEAASRVLGSCNNLYCHSSGQSATGGSTPVYATPNWGDTASGACGSCHATTTLASGSHTKHFSGISPNTNCGNCHAGATSTSYASTLHVDTFINVTGAYTQGKSHAPGNGYGACNAASCHDNGKGVPAATPTWGNSTVPACTACHTLIPADNSHNKHVTTTTYKKAACGDCHTGYVQGATAAANHLNTTIEVNTGGYPSPKAKNSTVGSCATSYCHSSGQSLTGDAAPVYGTAPTWGQSVACGSCHATTTLASGSHTKHFSGISPNTNCGNCHAGATSTSYASTLHVDTFINVTGAYTQGKSHAPGNGYGACNAASCHDNGKGVPAATPTWGNSTVPACTACHTLIPADNSHNKHVTTTTYKKAACGDCHTGYVQGATAAANHLNTTIEVNTGGYPSPKAKNSTVGSCATSYCHSSGQSLTGGAAPVYGTAPTWGQSVACGSCHATTTLASGSHTKHFSGISPNTNCGNCHAGATSTSYASTLHVDTFINVTGAYTQGKSHAPGNGYGACNAASCHDNGKGVPAATPTWGNSTVPACTACHTLIPADNSHNKHVTTTTYKKAACGDCHTGYVQGATAAANHLNTTIEVNTGGYPSPKAKNSTVGSCATSYCHSSGQSLTGGAAPVYGTAPTWGQSVACGSCHATTTLASGSHTKHFSGISPNTNCGNCHAGATSTSYASTLHVDTFINVTGAYTQGKSHAPGNGYGACNAASCHDNGKGVPAATPTWGNSTVPACTACHTLIPADNSHNKHVTTTTYKKAACGDCHTGYVQGATAAANHLNTTIEVNTGGYPSPKAKNSTVGSCATSYCHSSGQSLTGGAAPVYGTAPTWGQSVACGSCHATTTLASGSHTKHFSGISPNTNCGNCHAGATSTSYASTLHVDTFINVTGAYTQGKSHAPGNGYGACNAASCHDNGKGVPAATPTWGNSTVPACTACHTLIPADNSHNKHVTTTTYKKAACGDCHTGYVQGATAAANHLNTTIEVNTGGYLSPKAKNSLVSSCTTSSCHSNGKGSSQSVTWGQASLNCKSCHPALGGAHSRHMGGFDGVNAMDWANLPFYQYTSTKSTGADSGTPANYAFGCANCHPITSLSHVNGTIDVTLDTTGNVSSLRAKNASAGFAGTTVGTNTLKCQNVYCHSDGKGGQTTTLAWNQTSTASERCAKCHGNSPADATHQAHVSGGIHADNVFNGTSGLLSAGSTGSVSHGIAGQQTTINCNICHSGTVTSARNAANSACVSCHGGDASPVYGSIADLSNHVNGNVNVSFADTTIYSKAQLRPTSFAGYTSGTAGWVRNGDNYKNGAAAFDYSKNKLAAQATWTAGPAGQSSCSNVVCHNMKAGQPAVKWSDTLSCDSCHTSL
- a CDS encoding DUF362 domain-containing protein, with the protein product MKCPVFFTDMRAGRGHSLFDKISTLLNKCRIKDRISTGNLVAVKLHFGERGNHTFIRPVFIRRIVDEIKASGGQPFLTDSSTLYPGERKEAVSALTCAVENGFAFAVVNAPLIMCDGLRGHSAVDIAIDGEILKSVSIGREIVEADVMVTVSHFKCHDLTGFGGALKNLGMGCSSRNGKLVQHSTVAPEIAEEFCTGCGACLKSCAHDAIAIIEGKAAIDQEECVGCGRCVTACMQQAVNIQWNEASELIMKKMCEHAKGAVLGKEDKNIYLNFITQVSPSCDCYGHADAPIVNDIGICASTDPVALDQACADLVNGAPGNRNTALQTGFEPGEDKFRGVHPEIDWEIQLEYAQKLNIGTRRYILVKV
- a CDS encoding response regulator, whose amino-acid sequence is MKECSERELWILGLGENPGRGALICSYLAEAGYWARTATLSELPTCKPLGILLDISPYAKDGWGILLEIKNNPETRDIPVLPLYLSEEGKVGEVFPVAGFFTLPIDPEYVMERLAVFGLIDDIEDYDLQVLVISRKGEEQVAKTLQNLGFEAVNAYTGKEGVAVATISHPYLIFSTLMLQDMGAFEILERFRLYPQTRNIPFFILLKDNMKAGERTAMSRQVDHLVRKKVLSKEEFLSYLRKKM
- a CDS encoding DUF2950 domain-containing protein is translated as MPKTSFTTKHPAMLAVPIMLLLLLFPLQIRALEKDYDQQIFTSPEEARERLTAAVDSRNFLELKKMFGSGYQDLDPGDPVQRSEEFGHFSRHLKEGAELVMEGDYRAILKIGKEKWPFPVPVIRKGNGWLFDTKAGRDEILNRRIGRNELLAINACLAYVEAQREYYNMPEPDGVQIPKYAQRLISSQGRHDGLYWPTLPGSKESPLGPLITKAKEKGYMQERAKGENGSRPINGYYFHILKQQGASAPGGRFSYIINGNMVAGHALIAYPARWGVSGIMTFIVNQRGRVYQKNLGPETTRIARAMKAYNPDLTWKVVEEQ
- a CDS encoding DUF3300 domain-containing protein, with amino-acid sequence MKSITIVLFATLLSLIFTPAGADEYSAEAYNAGDDLFTTEELDDLLAPIALYPDPLIAQILPAATFVDQIDEAARYVRQYGKSARIDLQPWDVSVKAVAHYPTVLFMMDNRYEWTVSLGQAFVNQEQEVMDIIQQLRADAKAAGSLISTPQQQVIVEGQVIRIIPAEAEVIYVPQYDPVAVYVEGFYPSYGFISFGIGFGIGAWLNRDCDWHRHRIFYHGWRGRGWINRARPFINTRNRTYINSRHRDIHINRRVVQHDTIRFRNELRRNVELRREQGRRPGAPANVPQRRTRVAPPATTVPRPASPGTIERRSPDRGRLSQGEVSKPYSGFGGYGSDRELKTYRQRGRMSRDSVHQLNRQPLTTGQPSAVPGIGTTRSAPAPTIRQAPPAPAPSTRSAPQIPGGVPGGSRPARQR
- a CDS encoding HyaD/HybD family hydrogenase maturation endopeptidase translates to MPILVLGIGNPIMSDDGVGAKVIQLLQSLYIFPSEVILLDGGTMGIDLLPKLEGVERLILVDAVDTGKIPGTLVLLSGNEIPLANVTKVSPHQIELKDLLTVAELLGSLPAEIVLCGIQPAFTGLGTELSPAVSAQIGHLADEVLLQLSRWGIRQEMTPEKKI